The sequence ATAGAGCAGGCTTTTTTCAGTCTGCTGGAAAGGCAGCTGGATTGCATGGGCTATGTATGGCTGACGCCCCGGGGAAAGGCAAAGTCCGCCTTTATTCACAAATACCTGGAGGAGTGGCTCCGGGATGAGGAAGAGGCCGGGCTACTCTAACAGATTTGGTTCTTCACCCAGTCCAAAAATGCGTTATTGCCACCAGACACAGCCACCTCAACGATACAGGGGCAATCATAGCTATGCATGCCCTTTACCGCCTCCTCCAGTTCAGGCAAACAATCCGCATGTGTTTTTGCAATCATCACCACCTCGCGTTCATCCTGAATGGTCCCTTCCCATTCATAAACCGAACGTATACCGTCAATAATGTTTACACAGGCGGCTAATCGCCGTTGAACCAATGTTTTTGCTATTCGCGACGCTTCGTCCACATTTCCGGCTGTCATGTAAACAATTCTGATCGTCATACGCCCCTCCTTTTAAGGTAATGAAAATAACGCCCCACGACTATAGGACATAACAGAAATGAATAATTTTATCAAAGCACGCAAACGGATTGAAGTCTCCACAGGCGAATACGTAAAAATTCTCAGGGAATTTAAGGGTTTAAGTCAAAAAAGGCTGGCTGAAATGACGGGTATCCCCCAGTCCACTCTTTCCCCTCTGCAAAAGAGTGTTGGAAAATTCGGGCTTCAATGATAAGAAGAATATTCATCCAAATGTCTCAAGATAATATAGGCTAACCTTTCAGGAGGAAAATATGAGCCGCTTCTTACCCTTTTTTTTGATTCTTTTTCTTGTCCTTGAAGGCTGTGCTTCCGACCAGCAAAAAGCCGAGACCTTTATCCAGGAAGGAAAAGCTTATTTTGAAAAGCAGGAATATGCCAAGGCTGAGATCCAGCTGAAAAATGCCGTCAAGCTGGAACCGGATTCGGCAGAGGCTCACCACCTCCTGGCCCAGGCCTATATGCTGCAGAAAAACGCTCAGAAAGCCTTTACCACATTTTTGCGGCTGGAACAGCTGGAACCGGACAATCTTGAAACCAAACTTCAGCTGGCCTCGTTTTATTTTCTGGCCCAAAAATGGATTGAGGCGGAAAAAAAAGTGGAGCAGGTTCTTGCCGTGGACCCGGACAACATCAAGGGGCTCTACCTGAAAGCCGGAATTCTGGGCAGCAAAAAAGAGGGATTTGATACCCTGGAACCCATATATGACCGGATTCTTGCGCTGGATTCCAAACAGATCAAAGCCATGCTGGTCCTTGC comes from uncultured Desulfobacter sp. and encodes:
- a CDS encoding helix-turn-helix transcriptional regulator; this translates as MNNFIKARKRIEVSTGEYVKILREFKGLSQKRLAEMTGIPQSTLSPLQKSVGKFGLQ
- the cutA gene encoding divalent-cation tolerance protein CutA, translated to MTIRIVYMTAGNVDEASRIAKTLVQRRLAACVNIIDGIRSVYEWEGTIQDEREVVMIAKTHADCLPELEEAVKGMHSYDCPCIVEVAVSGGNNAFLDWVKNQIC